A region from the Hydra vulgaris chromosome 08, alternate assembly HydraT2T_AEP genome encodes:
- the LOC100209544 gene encoding uncharacterized protein LOC100209544, with protein MKNIILSFHSSLQLKAIKISDYLSKNTLNIAEMTEVNPENLSIRCKLVKFADAFLVLTSPSYQKSVPCMELINYAKDVKKPIYALNIFDNYTPFGGLGAISAGSSLGLINIKEENVFYGLDKIILDLNKNEPSSSEMVQKESTKKIIQNPFEFNDELYPVINLKYLENSSNILVLFNSIKCQEILNIIQDELALRNISYVTEDSSTYETSVKAVRVVLVLMTEEYENSYNSKAIVEAARSFNKPIIPICTTTTWKPDDWLGLIIAGKLFYSIFNKEQAYTSKNYSTPMNELMKAILVANEPLLSQSEKEKVTIESLQLQIEQCKINLGKWPPSKHKPRDIIEKKPIYVKLSEPCSTKQYTFIHYEVMESSFVPPKQLFDKHGIPIKQSFDCMISYQWNFQELVRAVYCNLHMANISIWFDISGGMIGNLNDAMATAIQSSKVVIVFLSDSYQKSVNCKLEFCYAVALGKAFIFVLVDQNLKVVDWIEPYFNASPKFDIKDTNEMGILHNGVPRIFCLQHAIRELGNAQPDFDDYELTEEILDLKALLNDALDEIAEIKNLERFQKCTRCNKSYDDTCLTGCKKHSAYYLGGTIIEGRWVCCNQQSKEAFGCCNVDHISVNRKWILDPDYGVYYYDTDYLK; from the coding sequence ATGAAGAACATTATTCTTTCATTTCATTCTTCGTTACAATTAAAAGCAATAAAGATAAGtgattatttaagtaaaaatacgTTAAACATTGCAGAAATGACCGAAGTTAATCCAGAAAATTTGTCAATCAGATGTAAGTTGGTTAAATTTGCTGAtgcatttttagttttaacgaGTCCTAGTTATCAAAAATCAGTTCCCTGCATGGAATTAATAAACTACGCCAAAGATGTCAAAAAACCTATTTATGCattgaatatttttgataattacaCACCATTTGGTGGGCTAGGCGCAATTTCAGCTGGATCTAGCTTAGGTCTTATTAATATAAAGGAAGAGAATGTTTTTTATGGCTTAGATAAAATAATCCTGGACCTAAATAAAAACGAACCATCCTCTTCAGAAATGGTACAAAAGGaatcaaccaaaaaaatcaTTCAGAATCCATTTGAATTTAACGATGAATTATATCCAGtcataaatctaaaatatcttgaaaatagTTCAAATATATTAGTCTTGTTCAATTCAATTAAATGTCAAGAAATTTTAAACATCATTCAAGATGAGTTAGCACTTAGAAATATAAGCTATGTAACTGAGGATTCTTCGACATATGAAACAAGTGTCAAAGCAGTAAGAGTTGTATTAGTTTTAATGACTGAGGAATATGAGAACAGTTATAATTCAAAAGCTATTGTTGAAGCAGCAAGATCatttaataaaccaattattCCAATATGCACTACTACAACATGGAAGCCAGACGACTGGCTTGGTCTAATTATAGCTggtaagttattttatagtatattcAATAAAGAGCAAGCTTatacaagtaaaaattattcaacaCCTATGAATGAGCTAATGAAGGCCATTCTGGTTGCAAACGAACCACTTTTATCTcaaagtgaaaaagaaaaagttacaaTTGAATCACTGCAATTACAAATAGAACAATGCAAAATAAACCTGGGAAAATGGCCTCCATCTAAACATAAACCAAGagatataattgaaaaaaaaccaatttatgttaaattatctgAACCCTGTTCAACCAAGCAGTATACTTTTATTCATTACGAAGTTATGGAATCATCATTTGTGCCACCAAAGCAACTTTTTGATAAACACGGCATTCCAATAAAGCAAAGTTTTGACTGTATGATATCTTATCAATGGAATTTTCAAGAATTAGTAAGAGCAGTATATTGTAATTTGCATATGGCAAATATATCTATTTGGTTTGATATATCAGGAGGAATGATAGGAAACCTAAATGATGCCATGGCAACTGCTATACAATCGTCTAAAGTAGTTATTGTCTTTTTATCAGATAGTTATCAAAAATCAGTTAATTGTAAGTTAGAGTTTTGTTATGCCGTTGCATTAGGCAAGgcatttatttttgtgttagttgatcaaaatttaaaagttgttgaCTGGATAGAACCCTATTTTAATGCAAGTcctaaatttgatataaaagaTACAAATGAAATGGGTATTTTACATAATGGAGTACCTAGAATATTTTGCTTACAACATGCTATTAGAGAATTGGGTAATGCTCAGCCTGATTTTGATGATTATGAGCTAACTGAAGAGATTTTAGACCTAAAAGCTTTACTAAATGATGCTCTTGATGAAattgctgaaataaaaaatttagaaagattCCAAAAATGTACAAGATGTAATAAAAGCTATGATGACACATGTTTAACTGGGTGTAAAAAACATTCAGCTTATTATTTAGGAGGCACTATTATAGAAGGAAGATGGGTCTGTTGTAATCAACAAAGTAAGGAAGCTTTTGGTTGTTGTAATGTTGATCATATTTCTGTTAATAGAAAATGGATTCTAGATCCTGATTATGGTGTGTATTATTATGATactgattatttaaaatag